In Solea senegalensis isolate Sse05_10M linkage group LG18, IFAPA_SoseM_1, whole genome shotgun sequence, a single window of DNA contains:
- the pus3 gene encoding tRNA pseudouridine(38/39) synthase has product MSEALTERIKELEAEVDKLRSQLGERNGAGEDMELTPHSNEITDCKPDCTSSSKKKGKKGNKDRPLDFSVHPRRHVALRLAYMGWAYQGFAVQENTENTVEARLFEALLKTRLIQDRQSSNYHRCGRTDKGVSAFSQVISIDLRSTQFCGGVGVTLPENIDVSTKNKADISEFPYVKMLNRVLPQDIRILDWAPVAQDFSARFDCQSRTYRYYFPRGSLDVTLMADAAKRYEGTHDFRNLCKMDVGNGVLQFQRTILSASVKAAQPQQDANTDQYDLFIFEIKGLAFLYHQVRCMMALLLLIGQKLEAPEIIDQLLDVQNNPRKPQYSMAVDYPLILHDCHFDGLSWKQETEEVNHILAALQQHWTQTAVKTHILHGMIKALEAKGAAPSNHCWLVEGSRCKSYKPLLERPVCESLESRIEHFVKRGRLEREEGQNGGETIHRGKRSKHSHSGSILPETSS; this is encoded by the exons ATGTCGGAGGCCTTAACAGAGCGAATAAAGGAGCTGGAGGCAGAGGTGGATAAGCTCAGGTCTCAActgggggagagaaatggagctggAGAGGACATGGAGCTGACACCACATTCTAATGAAATCACAGACTGCAAGCCTGACTGtacaagcagcagcaaaaaGAAGGGTAAGAAAGGGAACAAGGACCGTCCTCTTGACTTCTCAGTGCACCCCAGGCGCCATGTGGCTCTGCGACTGGCGTACATGGGCTGGGCCTACCAGGGTTTTGCAGTTCAGGAGAATACAGAGAACACGGTTGAGGCCAGACTGTTTGAGGCTTTGTTGAAAACTCGGCTCATCCAGGACCGACAGAGCTCCAATTATCATCGGTGTGGTCGCACCGATAAAGGAGTCAGTGCCTTTTCCCAA GTCATCAGTATCGATCTGCGGTCCACACAGTTTTGTGGAGGAGTGGGTGTGACACTCCCCGAAAACATTGATGTAAGCACCAAAAATAAAGCTGATATCTCTGAGTTTCCATACGTGAAGATGCTGAACAGAGTCCTACCCCAGGATATTAGGATCTTGGACTGGGCACCAGTAGCACAGGATTTCAGTGCACGCTTTGACTGTCAGTCACGCACATACCGGTACTACTTCCCTCGCGGATCTTTGGATGTCACCCTGATGGCAGATGCTGCAAAAAG ATACGAGGGTACGCACGACTTTCGCAACCTCTGCAAAATGGATGTGGGCAATGGAGTCCTGCAGTTTCAGAGAACCATCTTGTCAGCATCAGTGAAGGCTGCACAGCCTCAGCAGGACGCCAACACGGATCAATATGACCTCTTCATATTTGAGATCAAAGGATTAGCCTTCCTTTACCACCAG GTACGATGCATGATGGCCTTGCTTCTCCTGATAGGGCAAAAACTAGAAGCCCCAGAGATAATTGATCAGCTGCTGGATGTTCAGAATAACCCAAGGAAGCCCCAGTACAG CATGGCAGTGGACTATCCTCTCATTCTGCATGACTGCCACTTTGATGGTTTGAGCTGGAAACAGGAGACCGAAGAGGTGAACCACATTCTGgctgctctgcagcagcactgGACACAGACTGCAGTAAAGACCCACATTCTACATGGGATGATCAAGGCTTTGGAGGCGAAAG GTGCAGCACCCTCTAACCATTGCTGGCTGGTAGAAGGCAGCAGGTGCAAGAGCTACAAACCGTTGCTGGAGCGTCCGGTCTGCGAGAGTCTTGAGTCCAGGATCGAGCATTTTGTTAAAAGAGGCAGACTGGAGCGAGAGGAAGGGCAGAACGGAGGTGAAACAATCCACAGAGGAAAAAGGTCCAAACATTCACACAGTGGTTCCATCCTTCCTGAAACCTCGTCATGA